tccaccaattctcatattcatgtggttcaactattaattctggacaattatagcttataaggTAACAAATATTTACTCTTTATtttccaaaagtagattttataaagtattagatgtaaatcataagcatgatgcatcaaaagttcttagactaagcatacaccatcagacaaaatcacaaataatcaagaaaaatcacaaTACAATCAATAATTGTGCAAAAgatataaaagaattaaatagaagtaCCACATGCGTAAAGAATGACTTactccattgtcccagtgttggggtttagctccacatgctcaaaacactctcaaaagatcGAAAACATGGCTCAAATGGTTTTTAAAGATGATAAATATGAGAAAAGGAATAAAAgcagatcaattgcaacgtttaaAAGCGTTGCAGATGGACTGTTACAATGGATGTTGAGAGAACAACAATTGCCCGTATCATTAATTCTGCGACTGACACAGGAGGTTCAATGTTTTTCGCGTTCTTCAATTTTGCACCAGCAGAATACTTTCATGTAACTCTTCTTTCTCTGTTCTGCAACCTCctaactacccctagttactcgACCATGTTTCCTTGACCTCACCACAGGCTATATATACATCGACGAGCAAAAATATCTCGATTAATCTTTTCAATATTATCTCTTTTCCTCCACCACAAGTCTCGGGAATAATTCTCTCCAAGTCTTTCTTCACGCGTCTTCTGGCGTATTTTACACTTTCCAAACTCTTCACAGGATGTACTGATATCAAAGAGAGCGTcttattgtttgtgggtgaaaactgtttctgctggttttggtaaatttgggtgtgtggatgagaaacgaatctaaaccctaaacaatgcactgcatgggagtagttttgattcgagagatcaatctgtataatcttggcataaaccaagaaatggccggtCCAGGCttacttcagtcacaaagtgaatgagaaaggttggtcttagggagggaagcgaagagagtgttgagaccagaatggttaattctgaagatgtggcttgttttctCTATTCCAATATATTTGCACATCTACAAACAAGAATAAATATCCATGGAATTAGGTTGGAtggaaaaaagataaagaaacaaaattataGAATAATTGCAAGGAAAATTATAGAACAATAATCACATAGAAGGCATATGATAACTTATCTATGAATCCTAGTGTAAGGAGAAgaagttatttttattttagcatGTGTAAGAAGGAGCTACATAAGCATCTAACTTGTGTAACTTCTAATTACACATCCATCTGTCTGGTGTAAggattacacatgcatataaaatGTGTAAGGAGAAGTTACACATGCGTGTATCACAAAAACTAAATCAATAATGTGAAATCTAGAACGGTGCATAAATCTTCTACTATTTCATTACTTATGAAATCTAGAACTATACGTTAACAATATGAAAGACACGTGGATCATGTTTGAATCTCTTAACATTATATGCAACATCTAGAAAATGTGTCTCGCTATCGTCAGATTGGGGGGCTATATTAAGAGCAATTGCTGGAACATAGGAAACAAAATAGGAAAGTGAATTATATCAAAATATAAGTATTACCCAAGGTAGATAATTGCAGCACAACATTCCCAGCAACAAAATTTTTAGAGCAGACCATGCGGCGTCAGTAAGATAAGATAGCAAAAACCATGAAACAAATGGCTCTCAGCTCAACATACCGGTGCTTGGAAGATACTTTACACATTTTGCAGGAGCTAATATCGCAGCCCCTGTCTCATCATATTCGCTATGTTTCAGCAAATTGGCTGCAGTTGTAGAGGCTAATAGTTAATTTTGCTGAGAACAGATGTAAGCCCAGCAACATCAATTTTGTTGAGAACATATGTAATCCCATCAATTTATTCTGATCAATTCAGATCCATAAAAACCAACATTAAAACCctgtcctaaacatacatctaaccCAGCGTTTCTATCGAATCCACATCAAATCTTCCATCAATTCCCTCTTCTGAGATTCAATTCTTCGATCTGCTTCTTCTCTCTGATTTAACTCTCTGCTCATCTTCACCAGTACTGAAACAATAATCTTCACCTCTTCTCTTATGTTCCTTCTCTCGATTTCTGCTTCAGTTTCTCCATCTCCGGCTCTGGTTCTGGCGTCACGTTTTCTCTGATTTCAGGTGAAAATGATGATGAGAAAGAAACATCTTCTCCAAATTTTAGGTCTTGTGTAAGAAGGGGATCTAATATTGGTACCAACTGCATGCTAGGGGGACACCCCTGGGATAAGGACCAACCCACTCATTAGATAAGGGCCATCCTAAACCATATATGACTTGTCAGTTTCGCAGAACTGACAAGCTAATTCCTTTTTCAACTGAATAGTCGGTCGCCGGAAACTGACAGTTCATCTTTCCGCTTTTTCGCTGCGTAGCTCCAACTACCCCTCGCATGTGAATTGACGATTCTGCCCTTACGCTCCAAtttggtgatttcttcttcttttcctccgtatgactcaagagtacctaaatactcgaaaacaaaagataagatacataatttacaagaaaaatagcaaagaaagcataaatactagatataaaattaggtgttttagacacctatcatagaTCTTATAGGAAtatacaaggcacaattgaagcaaaatcgatttgattcatgaacattataagtCATggcttgcaaagattgcattccttattatataaatgtttgagTTCATGAACCAACGATTTTTGATAAATAACCTtccaaagtatgcatacgggcACACATACTTTAGTAATCgtattgagtttgttttggtttccaaactcagcagaaattcatggacgtgaacttcttcgccagtatgcgtacgggtacgcatacttaggcaACCaggttgagttggttttgatttccaaactcaacagaaattcacggacgtgaattctccgccagtacgcatacgggtacacatacttacccagtctccatcaactattatcacacatacatgtatgcagactttaggttcccggttttggacttatacacaaatgtgcgaacacactatgtttatctCCAAGCATGGTTACACGTGCTCAGatgtcatttcaatcattgaaactttcttagaggatgttataatagttgttattcacaaactacttTTTCATCAAAGCGGTTTTCAAGATATCGAAATAAtcatatcgaaacattccaagtctatatcaaatgattgtatcacacaaaccatgtacgaTGTTACTCAAAAAATTTCtcatgatcaagatgaacttgattgaagcgaaagcttaccaacacatatttcgagaaatagataagcgagataaactcagcttgaaGTCTCAAATGTGTATGAACGAAAACTATCTTAAAACGACTTATGTATCaaagataagagatagaatagaaatagactttccaagtgatagatgagtttcaatatacacataattttttgttgatgaagttccacaagatctccttagtatttcttcatcttcaatgatgaaccgtgaagtctaaatctcaactacactaaacctcgtccgagacatcactataagtagattagaaatcaggacttatagttttgatcactaacattgacaaacaagcttgagatagcaacgcttgcgagttcgaccgagcaatgctccaatAAAGGAGATCCCCTTGGCCCCCTGATATTTTATCTTGTACTACATCCTCTTGTGCTCAGAGCTTCCTCCCGTTACATCTTGGATTTAAATGCGTGGTACTTGGACGATGGCACTTTAGCTGGTGGCGCTATGGAGGttgataaaaatatattttaatttttcGTCTGCTTAATAGTATCATTCTGATGTGGTNNNNNNNNNNNNNNNNNNNNNNNNNNNNNNNNNNNNNNNNNNNNNNNNNNNNNNNNNNNNNNNNNNNNNNNNNNNNNNNNNNNNNNNNNNNNNNNNNNNNNNNNNNNNNNNNNNNNNNNNNNNNNNNNNNNNNNNNNNNNNNNNNNNNNNNNNNNNNNNNNNNNNNNNNNNNNNNNNNNNNNNNNNNNNNNNNNNNNNNNNNNNNNNNNNNNNNNNNNNNNNNNNNNNNNNNNNNNNNNNNNNNNNNNNNNNNNNNNNNNNNNNNNNNNNNNNNNNNNNNNNNNNNNNNNNNNNNNNNNNNNNNNNNNNNNNNNNNNNNNNNNNNNNNNNNNNNNNNNNNNNNNNNNNNNNNNNNNNNNNNNNNNNNNNNNNNNNNNNNNNNNNNNNNNNNNNNNNNNNNNNNNNNNNNNNNNNNNNNNNNNNNNNNNNNNNNNNNNNNNNNNNNNNNNNNNNNNNNNNNNNNNNNNNNNNNNNNNNNNNNNNNNNNNNNNNNNNNNNNNNNNNNNNNNNNNNNNNNNNNNNNNNNNNNNNNNNNNNNNNNNNNNNNNNNNNNNNNNNNNNNNNNNNNNNNNNNNNNNNNNNNNNNNNNNNNNNNNNNNNNNNNNNNNNNNNNNNNNNNNNNNNNNNNNNNNNNNNNNNNNNNNNNNNNNNNNNNNNNNNNNNNNNNNNNNNNNNNNNNNNNNNNNNNNNNNNNNNNNNNNNNNNNNNNNNNNNNNNNNNNNNNNNNNNNNNNNNNNNNNNNNNNNNNNNNNNNNNNNNNNNNNNNNNNNNNNNNNNNNNNNNNNNNNNNNNNNNNNNNNNNNNNNNNNNNNNNNNNNNNNNNNNNNNNNNNNNNNNNNNNNNNNNNNNNNNNNNNNNNNNNNNNNNNNNNNNNNNNNNNNNNNNNNNNNNNNNNNNNNNNNNNNNNNNNNNNNNNNNNNNNNNNNNNNNNNNNNNNNNNNNNNNNNNNNNNNNNNNNNNNNNNNNNNNNNNNNNNNNNNNNNNNNNNNNNNNNNNNNNNNNNNNNNNNNNNNNNNNNNNNNNNNNNNNNNNNNNNNNNNNNNNNNNNNNNNNNNNNNNNNNNNNNNNNNNNNNNNNNNNNNNNNNNNNNNNNNNNNNNNNNNNNNNNNNNNNNNNNNNNNNNNNNNNNNNNNNNNNNNNNNNNNNNNNNNNNNNNNNNNNNNNNNNNNNNNNNNNNNNNNNNNNNNNNNNNNNNNNNNNNNNNNNNNNNNNNNNNNNNNNNNNNNNNNNNNNNNNNNNNNNNNNNNNNNNNNNNNNNNNNNNNNNNNNNNNNNNNNNNNNNNNNNNNNNNNNNNNNNNNNNNNNNNNNNNNNNNNNNNNNNNNNNNNNNNNNNNNNNNNNNNNNNNNNNNNNNNNNNNNNNNNNNNNNNNNNNNNNNNNNNNNNNNNNNNNNNNNNNNNNNNNNNNNNNNNNNNNNNNNNNNNNNNNNNNNNNNNNNNNNNNNNNNNNNNNNNNNNNNNNNNNNNNNNNNNNNNNNNNNNNNNNNNNNNNNNNNNNNNNNNNNNNNNNNNNNNNNNNNNNNNNNNNNNNNNNNNNNNNNNNNNNNNNNNNNNNNNNNNNNNNNNNNNNNNNNNNNNNNNNNNNNNNNNNNNNNNNNNNNNNNNNNNNNNNNNNNNNNNNNNNNNNNNNNNNNNNNNNNNNNNNNNNNNNNNNNNNNNNNNNNNNNNNNNNNNNNNNNNNNNNNNNNNNNNNNNNNNNNNNNNNNNNNNNNNNNNNNNNNNNNNNNNNNNNNNNNNNNNNNNNNNNNNNNNNNNNNNNNNNNNNNNNNNNNNNNNNNNNNNNNNNNNNNNNNNNNNNNNNNNNNNNNNNNNNNNNNNNNNNNNNNNNNNNNNNNNNNNNNNNNNNNNNNNNNNNNNNNNNNNNNNNNNNNNNNNNNNNNNNNNNNNNNNNNNNNNNNNNNNNNNNNNNNNNNNNNNNNNNNNNNNNNNNNNNNNNNNNNNNNNNNNNNNNNNNNNNNNNNNNNNNNNNNNNNNNNNNNNNNNNNNNNNNNNNNNNNNNNNNNNNNNNNNNNNNNNNNNNNNNNNNNNNNNNNNNNNNNNNNNNNNNNNNNNNNNNNNNNNNNNNNNNNNNNNNNNNNNNNNNNNNNNNNNNNNNNNNNNNNNNNNNNNNNNNNNNNNNNNNNNNNNNNNNNNNNNNNNNNNNNNNNNNNNNNNNNNNNNNNNNNNNNNNNNNNNNNNNNNNNNNNNNNNNNNNNNNNNNNNNNNNNNNNNNNNNNNNNNNNNNNNNNNNNNNNNNNNNNNNNNNNNNNNNNNNNNNNNNNNNNNNNNNNNNNNNNNNNNNNNNNNNNNNNNNNNNNNNNNNNNNNNNNNNNNNNNNNNNNNNNNNNNNNNNNNNNNNNNNNNNNNNNNNNNNNNNNNNNNNNNNNNNNNNNNNNNNNNNNNNNNNNNNNNNNNNNNNNNNNNNNNNNNNNNNNNNNNNNNNNNNNNNNNNNNNNNNNNNNNNNNNNNNNNNNNNNNNNNNNNNNNNNNNNNNNNNNNNNNNNNNNNNNNNNNNNNNNNNNNNNNNNNNNNNNNNNNNNNNNNNNNNNNNNNNNNNNNNNNNNNNNNNNNNNNNNNNNNNNNNNNNNNNNNNNNNNNNNNNNNNNNNNNNNNNNNNNNNNNNNNNNNNNNNNNNNNNNNNNgccttgaaattttacaaattttatatcgttcgaaatatttttaagagagctacgcaacgagtacaaacaagaatatcaaatttttgtttttcacgaaaaaaatggaggtgatcatcattttgggAAAAAGTTTCGAacacttgatacataaccattatgcagccaccaaagatgcataagacattctgcagacgcataacgaattatgcaaccattttctcgaccgCATAACAAAgctatgcatctataacaagttgtgTAACCattattttggttgattttagtgcgcaCAAAAAAAAANNNNNNNNNNNNNNNNNNNNNNNNNNNNNNNNNNNNNNNNNNNNNNNNNNNNNNNNNNNNNNNNNNNNNNNNNNNNNNNNNNNNNNNNNNNNNNNNNNNNNNNNNNNNNNNNNNNNNNNNNNNNNNNNNNNNNNNNNNNNNNNNNNNNNNNNNNNNNNNNNNNNNNNNNNNNNNNNNNNNNNNNNNNNNNNNNNNNNNNNNNNNNNNNNNNNNNNNNNNNNNNNNNNNNNNNNNNNNNNNNNNNNNNNNNNNNNNNNNNNNNNNNNNNNNNNNNNNNNNNNNNNNNNNNNNNNNNNNNNNNNNNNNNNNNNNNNNNNNNNNNNNNNNNNNNNNNNNNNNNNNNNNNNNNNNNNNNNNNNNNNNNNNNNNNNNNNNNNNNNNNNNNNNNNNNNNNNNNNNNNNNNNNNNNNNNNNNNNNNNNNNNNNNNNNNNNNNNNNNNNNNNNNNNNNNNNNNNNNNNNNNNNNNNNNNNNNNNNNNNNNNNNNNNNNNNNNNNNNNNNNNNNNNNNNNNNNNNNNNNNNNNNNNNNNNNNNNNNNNNNNNNNNNNNNNNNNNNNNNNNNNNNNNNNNNNNNNNNNNNNNNNNNNNNNNNNNNNNNNNNNNNNNNNNNNNNNNNNNNNNNNNNNNNNNNNNNNNNNNNNNNNNNNNNNNNNNNNNNNNNNNNNNNNNNNNNNNNNNNNNNNNNNNNNNNNNNNNNNNNNNNNNNNNNNNNNNNNNNNNNNNNNNNNNNNNNNNNNNNNNNNNNNNNNNNNNNNNNNNNNNNNNNNNNNNNNNNNNNNNNNNNNNNNNNNNNNNNNNNNNNNNNNNNNNNNNNNNNNNNNNNNNNNNNNNNNNNNNNNNNNNNNNNNNNNNNNNNNNNNNNNNNNNNNNNNNNNNNNNNNNNNNNNNNNNNNNNNNNNNNNNNNNNNNNNNNNNNNNNNNNNNNNNNNNNNNNNNNNNNNNNNNNNNNNNNNNNNNNNNNNNNNNNNNNNNNNNNNNNNNNNNNNNNNNNNNNNNNNNNNNNNNNNNNNNNNNNNNNNNNNNNNNNNNNNNNNNNNNNNNNNNNNNNNNNNNNNNNNNNNNNNNNNNNNNNNNNNNNNNNNNNNNNNNNNNNNNNNNNNNNNNNNNNNNNNNNNNNNNNNNNNNNNNNNNNNNNNNNNNNNNNNNNNNNNNNNNNNNNNNNNNNNNNNNNNNNNNNNNNNNNNNNNNNNNNNNNNNNNNNNNNNNNNNNNNNNNNNNNNNNNNNNNNNNNNNNNNNNNNNNNNNNNNNNNNNNNNNNNNNNNNNNNNNNNNNNNNNNNNNNNNNNNNNNNNNNNNNNNNNNNNNNNNNNNNNNNNNNNNNNNNNNNNNNNGTGGCCGTAGTTTTCACAATTCCAAAAACTTGAGATTTTTTCAAAATCCAATTTTGGGACAACTTCATAATCGAGAGAAAAGTAAACTACCAGTCCACCGATTATAGGTTATTTCAAAATAACAATATTTTCAAGCTACATATGTACAAGCAGCCAACCGATTATGTTCTTACCCTACCGATTATATATTTAACTAACGATTGTTGAGGTATATTTGTTATTTCAAAAAATCGGAGATAAGGGATAGCTTCATTTTAGATTTAGGTGACCCTGTTTTGTCTTATtaatcgcccctaattctttaaGGGTCGCCCCTAATGACGACGccaggaaaaaaaataacaactcCAAAAACAATGCTCCAAAAAAAGGTTACAGCTTACAGCTACAGACATCTCATCCTTTTTATGAATAGTGTATAATACTCTAACTCAACAAAGGTTACAGCTTACAGCTTTAGTTTTGGATTCCAATCAGAAGAATTTAACTCAACAAAGTTAATCAAATTTGACCTTATTTCAGGTTTTTGACCCTAAAATACTAGTGTCCTCCATTTTCCCCTAGAACTGAAAAATACCCTAAAACACAATGCTATATAGTATGAGACTATGAGTTCTATTTAAAGAAGACAAAAGAAGAAAGAGCAAAATACAACTGAGTATTTGACTGTAGCCTCTTCCTTTTTAACGAATACACCCTAAAGTTCTAGAAGGCACTCGTGTATGTTTTCTGTATTTAGGATGGATTAGAGCTAGCTGCGTTTGGTCGAACGCTCAAACAAGCGTGGCCCAAGGCACCACGCTTTCCTGAAAATTAGAATAAGCAGACAAAGTCATAAGCTGATATTTGCAATATTCAAGACATGTCACAGGTACATGATTGAGGAAATGCATGTCATATTAATTCAACTAACTAATGGATTTAACCAGCACAGATAGGTGGGCAAAAGCCCACTCACTGAACCTAACTATTTGGTTATTTAAACTTCCTCCAGAACCTATTTCTAACATTTTTAACACCCAGAACTGCCAGAACATAATAAATCAGATCTGACATATATAAGAAAGATCAGTCTCTCCAAGATACAATCCGATTGACAAGGAGATTACTCTCACATCATATACCAGACAGGAGAAAACAATCAACGACAGGAATCAAGATATGCATAACTAATTCCTACAATATGCACACTAGTTATGTCCAATTTTTGGCAAGTGGAGAGCATATACCATGTACAATGTCATCATAAATATTTTGCGAAAGATGAAATACAAAGTACAGATTAGCGTTACCTTTTATACCCAGTTGCAGGCGGTGTAGGAAAAGGAGTTTTCACGTCAAATGGTAACACATAGGAATCATCAGATTCATAGGACAGCGGTGCAAGTCTCCTTAAATTTGGCTCAACAACGAAACCATGTGGACGATTCCATTCTTTTATTTTCCGAAATATAATTAAAATCCTAAAAACCAAAACATGCAAACAATGAAATATAGGCAGCTAAAATGATTATTTAGGTAGCTAAAATTATAAATTTTACATTTCACTTTGAACAGCTGGAACACAGTGCTTAGCAACATCAGCAGCAttccttttcaaaaccaaaacagACCTGAAACAGAAGTAGCCAAAATAATCCATTAAAtataaataagaaaaacaataaaaacataTACGATGGGAGGAATTTTGATAAAACTTACCCCACCGGAAGAGGAACTGCAATCGGGCCGCTTAAGTCTGAACCCTGTTTAATTATATTTGACCCAAAACCTATGTCGCACTCACTAAGAAGGGAAACTATAGAGATTGGACGAGCAAAATCATCATTGTCAATATGAGGTAACATAATGTCTCCTACATGAAATATTTGAATGACGCAGCTGTCGGGTACACAAGATGGTGGAACAACATGCAATTCCACTAGTTTTCTTATCATATCCTGTAGAATTGAAGGTATTGGGTTGGCAGGTATATCACGACGGATTCGAGGGGGGTTTTCTTCCTGTCAATTGAAAGCTAAAAATTAGGTATAACAATATTTATCAAGGGTTCAAACATAATATAAATATTAAAATGTAAAGAACAGGGGAGCATATCAACAAGCACAAGCTTAACTAAATCCCATAGCAAAAGAAAATTAGAAAGTTACCAGCACATTTACGCAAGTTTAGATTTTAGCTTTAAAAGATCGAAGAGTTATATAATgccatatataaataatataaaatgtaAGGAATGATGAAAATGCATTCATGTAATTACAACAACAAGAGTGGAATGGTCAGTTCCTCATTCCAACAGAACCATCTTAACTGAATCACAAGGTTTTAAACATCAAAACAACCACTCAAACCCCATATGCATACATATTTGACGACCCAAGAAACTTGGAATGTAGATCGTAGTAACTAAAATAAATTCATGTCTAACTAAGTTTAAGACGGACCATTAGCCAGCACCAGTTTTTAAATATGTCAAACACATCACTACCATGGTGCTAGCTAATGTTTAAAGACAAAGGAAAATTAATCAAAAATCCTAGCCCAGTCCAGAAGTAAAACAACACAATCACAAATGAAATAAAGGTTTTAGCTTGATCGGAAAAAAACGCATATAACGAACTCTTAGCAAGCAACTAACCTAACCACCATGATAGAAGAAGCTTGAACAGAATAAATATACGGCTTCGAATTTATAATAGTTAAGATGCTATACAATTAGAGTACAAATGCATTTGTAAATAAGCATTTTATAAAGGAATGAGTACACAGCACTTCCCGACGTCATTACTACACACGTATACTTAAAACTTCGAATACAAAAGCAGAAGTTCATACAAAACAGTATGTTCAAACCCAAGTTCAATATGCAGTCTACTACATACATTCTTGGTATTTTGCTATCTTTATGTTACTTTCGGCACCGACACTCTAGGCACAAAAAAAAGACTATTATGCCATGATGACATGAATCTAATTTGCATGGACCATGGCCATTAATATTCAACAGTAAAGATGACCAGCTAGTAACATTTCAGCCATGAGATATAAAGTTTACCGGCGCATTGTCATAACAGCAACCAAATTGTATGGATACCCGTCCCTTTCCCTTCCCATGGTTGCAAGGATCAGCAACTGGGCGCTCTGCAAAATGACACACACACAACTATTAGATCGTTCCTGATCGTATGAAACGGTGGACCCATATGACTTCAATACATTATCATTCAGTGGCCTAAACAATTGATCAAGTAAATTTCTTTGAAATCCCAAATGAGGAAATACTTTGCACTGATTTTCACTTCAAAGTAAAGAATTGCAGTAAAATCGATTCAAAATTTTGACTGAGCAGCAATTGGGCACTCTACAAGAAGATACATACACAAGTATTAGATTGTTCCTGAACGTACGAAAGGGTGGACCCATATGACTTCAATACAATATCATTCGGTGGCCTAAAGAATTGGATCAAGTAAATTTCGTGGAAACCCCAAATGAGGAAATAGTTTGCACAGACTTTTTCAAAGTAAAGAATTGCAGTAAAATTGATTCAAAATTTTGTGCTCAACAGGAAAACACAAATTCACATGTAGCTTACTTTTTATTGCCTGTTCCTGTTTCTCAAGTTGATGCACAAAATTAACTATCTTGTTCTGCTCTGAAGGGCTGAAAACATTCGTATGCAGTTCAAGTCCGTCGACCACATTAACTATCTCTTTCCCGATTTTCTCCttgcaaacaaatttttttttcctcCGGACATTCATGAACTCATTATACACTCTGTTCTCTTGATCACACTCTTGCTGCTGATTATTTGTACATTCTTCATCTCGTAACaaccaaaagcaaaaaaaataaaaaatattcagcATAGGCCCTTAAATTAAGTTTATGCCAAAACAGGAAAACACTCTAAATTCAGTaatcataaaaaccaaatgttcaGTATCAGTAATACCCTGAAATTCACATAACAACACAAActtagaataacataattgaaaattaaaataaagagtAATTAATGACCCATTCTATCTTGTTAACACATTTTACGGCCATGTGTTATTCTGCCTTTATGAGTACTGCAGTCCCTAAAGTCTAAACCTTAGTGTTATTTCAGATAGTAGTACCACTTATCCACATCATGGATAATTTCTTGGCGGCAATGAAAATATGAAACCATTGATACAGGACTCGCAAATTAAAAAAATACAATGAGGTACTTAATCAGTTCCCTTTCTTTAATAATTTCAAGGAAATAGTGAAACATTTATACGATCAAGAATGATACTAAAAGTGTTGTACACCACAAATGAAACTCTACAGAAGCATATACGTTTACCACTTTAGTCCTAACATGATATCAACAAATTATAAAAGCTACACCCACAAGAGCATCATGGTTCACTTGTACCACCAATAAGATAATCCATCATCACACATTTTAGCACAGCTCTAGTCTAATTTCGAGACTAACAATTAACGGCACAAGCTTATGTGAACTACTGAACTATCATATACATATTCTCAAGATCTAAGTACGGAACTTGACAATTCTACAATTACCCTTAAAAATGCACCATAAATTTAGTGACAGTGATAACCGCATCACTTTCACTGTTTGCCTGTTTCAAACATGAGAAAATATAATAAACAAATCAACCCGCCTAAATTGATAATAGTTTCTTTTGAACATGCTTATCATCGGGCATAAATTGAATAAATTCATACAAACCCACAAAGGATGTCCCAGAGCATTTCTCAGTGCATATTAATAATCACCAATGTATCAAAATGTGTTCTAAAGCTTACAAACCAAAGCAAGGTCATGCGACTAGTAATACTCCTAACAGTAGATTAACACAAATGGAGACACATCATTAATCAGCACAGCAAGCACAAATTCCATAAATAGTCAACTCTATTGTCCTACCATTACGGTTAGTGTGGCTAACTATGCAAGAGTAAGACCTGAATGTCTCTATCTTTGTATACCCAAGTGTGTACAGTAGCTAAACACTAACACATAATGAAATTAGCACCTTATCACCAGGGTCTGTTAACCCACGTTGAAAATTGGCAGATCATTGATG
This portion of the Papaver somniferum cultivar HN1 chromosome 11, ASM357369v1, whole genome shotgun sequence genome encodes:
- the LOC113322625 gene encoding uncharacterized protein LOC113322625, with product MSSSSWSTTHASKSTNNEAGISQESIIECTNNQQQECDQENRVYNEFMNVRRKKKFVCKEKIGKEIVNVVDGLELHTNVFSPSEQNKIVNFVHQLEKQEQAIKKRPVADPCNHGKGKGRVSIQFGCCYDNAPEENPPRIRRDIPANPIPSILQDMIRKLVELHVVPPSCVPDSCVIQIFHVGDIMLPHIDNDDFARPISIVSLLSECDIGFGSNIIKQGSDLSGPIAVPLPVGSVLVLKRNAADVAKHCVPAVQSEMILIIFRKIKEWNRPHGFVVEPNLRRLAPLSYESDDSYVLPFDVKTPFPTPPATGYKRKAWCLGPRLFERSTKRS